Within the Paenibacillus sp. AN1007 genome, the region ATGTCAATCGTCGAACACTACAGATATGGGGATCTTCGTTATCAGTTGATCTATGCAAGCCGTTCCGATCTGCAGACGACGGCAGTTACCGGAGAACATTATAATCTCATGCAGTGTCTGATAGAAGGAGAGATCATCTGGGAAACGGATCATGAGATTAGTTATCTGCGGGAGGAACTGTCTTCATTCGGAAATGAGCTGCGTGAACAAAAGCTGTTTCATGAGTTTACCCGTTTTTTGAAAATGTACGTTGAAGCAAAACGCCATATACAGCAGGGGCATGTTGTGGACGCTTATTATGATGCACTTGAGGCATTGGGAAATTGGGCAAGGATCGTGCTTATTGAGCAGGGGATATATCCCGATCATGCCGTCTGGACTCATGTTGAGCAGTTGGATCGCGCTTTGTGGAAACTGTACCAGGAGCTGACGGTAAGTTCGGAGACGTTGGAGCAGCGTGTTGAGCTGGTACTGCTTGCCTGTGAATTTTCCGTTATGTCCAAAATGGGAGAATGCTCCGAGCTTCTGCTGCGTGTAATAAGAAGTCGCAAAGAGCCATGGAGCATTAATGAGCTTGTCCATCATCCTCAATTAAGGTTTGTTCGTAATGACCTGCCTTTGATTCTTCGTAAGCTGGTGTTTCGTTCTATTGTAAAAGAATCAGCAGGTTGGCCTTCTCTGGAAGGAGAAGGACGGGAAATACGTTATTGGATGGAGACCTGAACCACTCCATTGATCGAATATGTGAAGCTGTGTATAAAGGAGGGGAAACCTTCCTTTTTTGTTTATTTAATAATTTATATATTTAGTGTTGACTCTAGTTATCGTAATATGGTACATTATATTTCGTTCCCCAAATGAGTTGATTCGTGAAAATGATAAAACACATTTGGATGCGGAATGAAGAAAATTAAGTTTTAAAAAAGAATTTTTTAAAAAAGTTCTTGACGAAAACAAACGAAATGTGTTACATTATTCAAGTCGCCGCTGAAACGCGGTAAGACAATGAAGAGGTAAACAAATCATGTTTGATCTTTGAAAACTGAACAACGAGTGAGTAACGATCTTGCTTGCAAGATCGACGCTGAGAAATCGGTATACGTCTTCGGACTGTATGATTTCGAAAGTGAAAATGAGATTTTTAATCTCGTCAGATTCAAAATGAGCTATTCGCTCTTTTCAATACCCCGATGGGTTCCGCAGCGTTTAACCACGCTGACGAAATTCATCTTTATTGGAGAGTTTGATCCTGGCTCAGGACGAACGCTGGCGGCATGCCTAATACATGCAAGTCGAGCGGACTTGAAGAGAAGCTTGCTTCTCGGATGGTTAGCGGCGGACGGGTGAGTAACACGTAGGCAACCTGCCCTCAAGCTTGGGACAACTACCGGAAACGGTAGCTAATACCGAATACTTGTTTTCTTCGCCTGAAGGAAACTGGAAAGGCGGAGCAATCTGTCACTTGGGGATGGGCCTGCGGCGCATTAGCTAGTTGGTGAGGTAACGGCTCACCAAGGCGACGATGCGTAGCCGACCTGAGAGGGTGATCGGCCACACTGGGACTGAGACACGGCCCAGACTCCTACGGGAGGCAGCAGTAGGGAATCTTCCGCAATGGGCGAAAGCCTGACGGAGCAATGCCGCGTGAGTGATGAAGGTTTTCGGATCGTAAAGCTCTGTTGCCAGGGAAGAACGCTTGGGAGAGTAACTGCTCTCAAGGTGACGGTACCTGAGAAGAAAGCCCCGGCTAACTACGTGCCAGCAGCCGCGGTAATACGTAGGGGGCAAGCGTTGTCCGGAATTATTGGGCGTAAAGCGCGCGCAGGCGGTCATGTAAGTCTGGTGTTTAATCCCGGGGCTCAACCCCGGATCGCACTGGAAACTGCGTGACTTGAGTGCAGAAGAGGAGAGTGGAATTCCACGTGTAGCGGTGAAATGCGTAGAGATGTGGAGGAACACCAGTGGCGAAGGCGACTCTCTGGGCTGTAACTGACGCTGAGGCGCGAAAGCGTGGGGAGCAAACAGGATTAGATACCCTGGTAGTCCACGCCGTAAACGATGAATGCTAGGTGTTAGGGGTTTCGATACCCTTGGTGCCGAAGTTAACACATTAAGCATTCCGCCTGGGGAGTACGGTCGCAAGACTGAAACTCAAAGGAATTGACGGGGACCCGCACAAGCAGTGGAGTATGTGGTTTAATTCGAAGCAACGCGAAGAACCTTACCAGGTCTTGACATCCAACTAACGAGGCAGAGATGCGTTAGGTGCCCTTCGGGGAAAGTTGAGACAGGTGGTGCATGGTTGTCGTCAGCTCGTGTCGTGAGATGTTGGGTTAAGTCCCGCAACGAGCGCAACCCTTGATCTTAGTTGCCAGCACTTCGGGTGGGCACTCTAAGGTGACTGCCGGTGACAAACCGGAGGAAGGTGGGGATGACGTCAAATCATCATGCCCCTTATGACCTGGGCTACACACGTACTACAATGGCCGGTACAACGGGCAGTGAAGCCGCGAGGTGGAACCAATCCTAAAAAGCCGGTCTCAGTTCGGATTGCAGGCTGCAACTCGCCTGCATGAAGTCGGAATTGCTAGTAATCGCGGATCAGCATGCCGCGGTGAATACGTTCCCGGGTCTTGTACACACCGCCCGTCACACCACGAGAGTTTATAACACCCGAAGTCGGTGGGGTAACCGCAAGGAGCCAGCCGCCGAAGGTGGGATAGATGATTGGGGTGAAGTCGTAACAAGGTAGCCGTATCGGAAGGTGCGGCTGGATCACCTCCTTTCTATGGAGAATCGTCTTCTGCAATGAAGACATTCAAATTTAAAATCTAGCCAGGTCGGCTAGTTGCTCACTCGTTGCTCAGTTTTGAGAGCTCAAACTCTCAATCATCTCGTTTTTTCGACGGACACCGATGGTGAACGGCCCGAAGAAACCGATTTGTTCTTTGAAAACTAGATATCGAAACGAAACAAACGCGAATTAGAACATTCCTTTTAGGGATGAATGCTGGCTCGGTTCAAGTAACCGAACAACAATCATCCGAGCTGAACTTGTGTCAACAAGTGAAAGTGTTTTTAAGGTAGATTGCTGGAGCGAGTGATCGAAATGGAGCGACTTTTGGCTTTGAACGAAGTTCAAAACAAGGGAAGCGACAGCTCGAACACGAGCGACTTGGTTAAGCTGCTAAGAGCACACGGAGGATGCCTAGGCGCTAGGAGCCGATGAAGGACGTGGCGAACAACGATACTGCCTCGGGGAGCTGTAAGCAAGCTTTGATCCGGGGATGTCCGAATGGGGAAACCCAGCTGGGGTAATATCCAGTTACTCACAACTGAATACATAGGTTGTGCAGAGGCATACCAGGGGAACTGAAACATCTAAGTACCCTGAGGAAGAGAAAACAATAGTGATTCCGTCAGTAGCGGCGAGCGAACGCGGAGAAGCCCAAACCAAAGAGCTTGCTCTTTGGGGTTGTGGGACGTCTCACATGGAGTTACAAAGGAGTCAGTTAAACGAAGAGGTCTGGAAAGGCCCGCCAAAGAAGGTAAAAGCCCTGTAATTGAAAGTTGATTCTCTCCGAGACGGATCCCGAGTAGTGCGGGGCACGTGAAACCCCGTATGAATCCGGCAGGACCATCTGCCAAGGCTAAATACTTCCTAGCGACCGATAGTGAAGCAGTACCGTGAGGGAAAGGTGAAAAGCACCCCGGAAGGGGAGTGAAATAGAACCTGAAACCGTGTGCTTACAAAAAGTCAGAGCCCTATGTTGCGAACTTGTTCGTCAACAGGGTGATGGCGTGCCTTTTGTAGAATGAACCGGCGAGTTACGTTCCCGTGCAAGGTTAAGGTGAAGAGCCGGAGCCGCAGCGAAAGCGAGTCTGAATAGGGCGAATAAGTACGTGGACGTAGACCCGAAACCGGGTGATCTACCCCTGTCCAGGGTGAAGGTGCGGTAACACGCACTGGAGGCCCGAACCCACGCACGTTGAAAAGTGCGGGGATGAGGTGGGGGTAGCGGAGAAATTCCAATCGAACTCGGAGATAGCTGGTTCTCCCCGAAATAGCTTTAGGGCTAGCCTCGGAAAACAGAGTCGTGGAGGTAGAGCACTGATTGGGTGCGGGGCCCGCAAGGGTTACCAAGCTCAGTCAAACTCCGAATGCCATAGACTTACTTCCGGGAGTCAGACAGTGAGTGCTAAGATCCATTGTCAAAAGGGAAACAGCCCAGACCATCAGCTAAGGTCCCCAAGTGTGTGTTAAGTGGGAAAGGATGTGGAGTTGCACAGACAACCAGGATGTTGGCTTAGAAGCAGCCATCATTGAAAGAGTGCGTAATAGCTCACTGGTCGAGTGACTCTGCGCCGAAAATGTAACGGGGCTAAACACACCACCGAAGCTATGGCTTGATGCTTGCATCAGGGGTAGGGGAGCGTTGTATAAGGGTTGAAGGTGTACCGTAAGGAGCGCTGGACATTATACAAGTGAGAATGCCGGTATGAGTAACGAAAAGATCAGTGAGAATCTGATCCGCCGAAAGCCTAAGGGTTCCTGAGGAAGGCTCGTCCGCTCAGGGTAAGTCGGGACCTAAGGCGAGGCCGAAAGGCGTAGTCGAAGGACAACAGGTCGAAATTCCTGTACCACCGTAAATCGTTACGAGCGATGGGGGGACGCAGTAGGGTAGTGACGCAGGCTGATGGATGCCTGTCCAAGCAGTGAGGCTGATGTGTAGGCAAATCCGCACATCGTAAGGCTGAGCTGTGATGGGGAGTGAAAATTACAGTAGCGAAGGTCATGATCTCACACTGCCAAGAAAAGCCTCTAGCCAGATGAAGGTGCCCGTACCGCAAACCGACACAGGTAGGCGAGAAGAGAATTCTAAGGCGCGCGGAAGAACTCTCGTTAAGGAACTCGGCAAAATGACCCCGTAACTTCGGGAGAAGGGGTGCCCCGGTAGTGTGAATAGCACGAGGGGGCCGCAGTGAAAAGGCCCAAGCGACTGTTTAGCAAAAACACAGGTCTGTGCGAAGCCGTAAGGCGAAGTATACGGGCTGACGCCTGCCCGGTGCTGGAAGGTTAAGGGGAGTGGTTAGGAGCAATCCGAAGCTGTGAACCGAAGCCCCAGTAAACGGCGGCCGTAACTATAACGGTCCTAAGGTAGCGAAATTCCTTGTCAGGTAAATTCTGACCCGCACGAATGGCGTAACGACTTGGGCGCTGTCTCAACGAGAGATCCGGTGAAATTTTAATACCTGTGAAGATGCAGGTTACCCGCGACAAGACGGAAAGACCCCATGGAGCTTTACTGCAGCTTGATATTGAATTTGGGTACGATCTGTACAGGATAGGTGGGAGCCTTTGAAGCATGAGCGCCAGCTTGTGTGGAGGCACCGT harbors:
- a CDS encoding nucleotidyltransferase-like protein; translation: MELKNLAFLSEQSEETGAVGAIAYSHPGERFHGSLIQDFDLLVLIVHNTDQPMSIVEHYRYGDLRYQLIYASRSDLQTTAVTGEHYNLMQCLIEGEIIWETDHEISYLREELSSFGNELREQKLFHEFTRFLKMYVEAKRHIQQGHVVDAYYDALEALGNWARIVLIEQGIYPDHAVWTHVEQLDRALWKLYQELTVSSETLEQRVELVLLACEFSVMSKMGECSELLLRVIRSRKEPWSINELVHHPQLRFVRNDLPLILRKLVFRSIVKESAGWPSLEGEGREIRYWMET